A portion of the Acidisarcina polymorpha genome contains these proteins:
- a CDS encoding GNAT family N-acetyltransferase — protein sequence MIRAATSEDMAAVTAIYAHFVETTTATLDLIAPGEATMLRRRQVALDHDLPYLVAELEGYIVGYSYAAPFRPREGYRFTVEDSIYVRADCRGHGVGKKLLSELLSKCQERKCHSMIAYVCGANPPSVALHASVGFLPIGTLPEVGKKFGKWVSISIMQRLL from the coding sequence GTGATACGAGCAGCTACGTCTGAGGATATGGCTGCAGTGACCGCGATTTACGCGCACTTCGTCGAAACCACCACGGCCACCCTTGACCTTATTGCGCCCGGTGAAGCCACGATGCTTCGTAGGCGGCAGGTAGCATTGGATCATGATCTGCCTTACCTGGTGGCGGAGCTCGAAGGCTATATCGTGGGTTATTCCTACGCTGCGCCATTCCGCCCTCGCGAGGGCTATCGATTCACCGTTGAAGACTCGATCTACGTGCGCGCGGATTGTAGAGGGCATGGGGTAGGCAAGAAGCTCTTGTCCGAGCTGCTCTCAAAGTGCCAGGAGAGGAAATGTCACAGCATGATCGCATACGTTTGTGGCGCTAACCCGCCGTCCGTCGCACTCCATGCGTCAGTAGGTTTTCTCCCCATCGGGACCCTGCCGGAGGTGGGAAAGAAGTTTGGGAAGTGGGTGAGCATCTCGATCATGCAGCGGCTCCTCTGA
- a CDS encoding oxidoreductase, whose protein sequence is MSQIWFITGCSRGLGRAFAVAALESGHCVTVTARNVNEVADFRQKYGDRVLPLSLDVTNESQAKDAVQSTIKTFGRLDVLVNNAGYGNVAPIEDTSLEEFRAQIETNLFGVIILTKAALPHFRERRSGHFFQVSSIAARIGPIGRAPYAAAKWGVEGFSETLAKEVAPFGVKVTIVEPGGFRTDFAGASTSLREGRPEYEETVGKTVRFQREYNGKQPGDPARAAAALLRLAAERDPPLRIVLGSDAYNAAEKNDLTKIELARKWKDVSISADFPKVGE, encoded by the coding sequence ATGTCTCAGATATGGTTTATCACTGGATGTTCGCGAGGATTGGGCCGCGCGTTTGCGGTGGCGGCGCTCGAATCCGGGCATTGCGTCACGGTTACCGCCAGGAACGTGAACGAGGTTGCCGATTTTCGGCAGAAGTATGGCGACCGCGTGCTCCCTCTCTCGTTGGACGTCACCAACGAATCTCAGGCGAAGGACGCTGTCCAAAGCACAATTAAGACATTCGGTCGACTGGACGTTCTCGTCAACAATGCGGGCTACGGCAACGTTGCCCCGATCGAAGACACAAGCCTCGAAGAGTTCCGCGCGCAAATTGAAACAAATCTCTTCGGCGTCATTATTCTGACCAAGGCGGCGCTTCCTCATTTCCGTGAGCGCCGGTCCGGGCACTTCTTCCAAGTCTCATCGATCGCCGCTCGTATCGGCCCGATAGGCCGGGCTCCCTACGCAGCGGCAAAGTGGGGGGTCGAAGGCTTCTCCGAAACGCTGGCCAAGGAAGTCGCACCGTTTGGCGTTAAGGTAACGATCGTCGAACCAGGGGGATTCAGGACCGACTTCGCAGGGGCATCCACTTCCTTGCGGGAGGGCCGTCCGGAATACGAGGAGACGGTTGGCAAAACAGTCCGGTTTCAGCGCGAATATAACGGGAAGCAGCCGGGGGATCCTGCGCGAGCCGCTGCTGCTCTACTGCGTCTTGCCGCCGAGCGGGACCCTCCCTTGCGGATCGTCCTGGGGAGTGATGCCTACAACGCCGCGGAGAAAAACGACCTGACCAAGATCGAACTCGCCAGGAAGTGGAAAGACGTCAGCATCTCGGCTGATTTTCCGAAAGTTGGCGAGTGA
- a CDS encoding sensor histidine kinase, with the protein MKKAAYFPAAWRVMCVFTLLGTLTYAGLSFHIDIFIEGFVFLLPVLLISVRWGFREATIASIASVLCLDYLFTEPRYSFYMAARHDWVALCAFETLALAVSGLAAQVKAQAENAQQQRLRFERLYRISKEAFVFDQTQYCGSQLVQITKDVLAADGVSLWDAIALRTVTFGDIDLDHEDLRSWYEDSHDEMCVQGKLWMQRLRVSEKSLGVLCVSAREIDPLTLASVASIAALALERARAFEERSDAEAANRTEQLRSAVLDGLAHAFKTPLTIIQSASSGLLEIRRLDDRQRELVEFIDHEATRLSDLTTRLLTTARLDGARLEVHREQVLLTELVDRCCIDVSSGCADHWLSCDEVSADSQVWADPLLMKLALDQLIDNAAKYSASGSQIRISLRKDGDASIVGVHNDGSFIRPEERQRIFMRYYRAAGSEYKAAGTGIGLSVTKRIVEAHGGSVWVDSDVVCGTTVFFTLPHRPGRPE; encoded by the coding sequence ATGAAAAAGGCTGCATACTTCCCAGCTGCTTGGCGCGTGATGTGCGTATTCACGCTTCTCGGAACACTAACCTACGCAGGGCTTAGCTTCCATATCGATATCTTCATCGAAGGTTTCGTGTTCCTGCTTCCGGTTCTGCTCATCTCCGTTCGGTGGGGCTTCCGGGAGGCGACTATCGCTTCGATTGCATCGGTCTTGTGCCTGGATTATTTATTCACAGAACCTCGCTACAGTTTTTACATGGCCGCCCGTCATGACTGGGTTGCGTTATGCGCCTTCGAGACCTTGGCACTCGCGGTGAGCGGACTTGCGGCCCAAGTCAAAGCTCAGGCGGAGAATGCCCAACAGCAGCGACTTCGCTTTGAGAGGCTCTATCGCATTAGCAAGGAGGCCTTCGTATTCGACCAGACACAGTACTGTGGCTCTCAACTTGTCCAAATCACAAAGGACGTGCTTGCAGCCGATGGTGTCTCTCTCTGGGATGCAATTGCGCTCAGGACCGTAACGTTTGGCGACATCGATCTTGATCATGAGGATCTCCGATCGTGGTATGAGGATTCGCATGACGAGATGTGCGTACAAGGAAAGCTTTGGATGCAAAGGCTTCGAGTTAGTGAAAAATCCTTAGGTGTGCTCTGCGTGTCTGCACGGGAGATCGACCCGCTAACCCTGGCTTCGGTCGCATCCATTGCGGCACTCGCATTAGAGCGAGCTAGAGCCTTTGAGGAGAGGAGCGACGCCGAGGCGGCAAACCGGACCGAACAGCTAAGAAGCGCCGTTCTTGACGGTCTGGCTCATGCATTCAAGACACCTCTGACGATCATTCAGAGTGCCAGTTCCGGACTTTTAGAAATCCGGAGACTTGACGATCGACAAAGAGAGTTGGTCGAATTCATCGATCACGAAGCAACGCGTCTCTCGGACCTAACCACGCGGCTGCTCACAACTGCGAGGCTCGACGGTGCAAGATTGGAAGTTCACCGGGAGCAAGTGCTATTAACGGAACTTGTCGACCGATGCTGCATCGACGTTTCGTCGGGTTGTGCCGACCACTGGCTGAGCTGTGACGAAGTCTCCGCGGACAGTCAGGTCTGGGCCGATCCGCTATTGATGAAGCTGGCGCTTGATCAACTGATAGACAACGCCGCTAAGTATTCAGCGTCCGGATCTCAAATCAGGATCTCTTTGCGGAAAGACGGCGATGCAAGCATTGTTGGGGTCCACAATGATGGGTCGTTCATACGCCCCGAAGAGCGTCAACGTATTTTCATGCGGTACTATCGCGCCGCTGGATCCGAATACAAAGCTGCTGGGACAGGCATCGGCCTGTCGGTGACTAAGAGAATTGTGGAAGCCCACGGTGGAAGCGTCTGGGTGGATAGCGATGTTGTCTGCGGGACTACTGTGTTCTTCACCTTACCGCATCGCCCAGGGAGGCCCGAGTGA
- a CDS encoding cation diffusion facilitator family transporter — MRNEVTLNDGHRSTRKVLFVAILANLAILIAKLIAAAFTGSSAMLSEAIHSLVDTGNGALLLMGQRLSIKPPDETHPFGYGKELYFWTMIVAFVVFALGGGASIYEGIVHLYHPQALEHLRATYVVLGCSAAFEGYSLAVALREFRKVRGDRSYLKAIRSSKDPASFTVLFEDSTAVLGIVVALVATFFGQRYRLQWFDGAASVVIGCLLMTVAGLLAAKTKALLIGEGADKETLLSIREIAEAVPGVKRLGYPFTMFFGPQQALLTMTVQFHAGFSISEVELTVDRIEASIQAKYPQLKHIFLEVDTVRDVKEESLGGEVVLLEKSSTIHSES, encoded by the coding sequence GTGCGGAATGAGGTTACATTGAACGACGGCCATAGATCGACCAGGAAGGTTTTGTTTGTGGCGATTCTGGCGAATCTGGCAATCCTGATCGCTAAGCTCATTGCCGCTGCGTTTACCGGAAGCTCTGCAATGCTCTCAGAAGCCATTCACTCGCTGGTCGACACTGGCAACGGTGCCTTGTTACTGATGGGACAAAGACTCAGCATTAAGCCACCCGACGAAACACACCCGTTTGGGTATGGAAAAGAACTCTACTTTTGGACAATGATCGTGGCGTTCGTCGTGTTTGCTCTAGGTGGGGGCGCTTCCATCTACGAGGGGATTGTTCATTTGTATCATCCACAAGCCCTCGAACATCTTCGTGCCACGTATGTCGTGCTGGGATGTTCCGCTGCATTTGAGGGCTACTCTCTTGCCGTTGCATTGCGGGAGTTTCGCAAGGTCCGGGGCGACCGGTCGTACTTGAAGGCTATACGGTCCAGCAAAGACCCGGCATCCTTCACCGTTCTGTTCGAGGATTCAACGGCTGTTCTCGGGATCGTTGTTGCGCTCGTCGCTACTTTCTTCGGTCAAAGGTACAGGTTGCAATGGTTTGATGGAGCCGCATCCGTTGTAATCGGCTGTCTTCTGATGACAGTCGCGGGATTGCTCGCCGCGAAGACAAAAGCATTGTTGATCGGGGAGGGAGCGGATAAGGAAACTCTGCTGAGCATTCGAGAGATCGCTGAAGCCGTTCCAGGCGTGAAACGATTAGGATACCCGTTCACGATGTTCTTTGGACCTCAGCAAGCGCTCCTGACAATGACCGTACAGTTTCATGCCGGCTTCTCGATCTCGGAGGTTGAACTTACTGTTGATCGTATAGAAGCGTCGATTCAGGCCAAGTATCCGCAGCTTAAACACATTTTCCTTGAGGTGGATACCGTGCGAGACGTGAAGGAAGAAAGTCTTGGAGGCGAGGTCGTTCTCCTTGAAAAGAGCAGCACAATCCATTCTGAATCGTGA
- the metH gene encoding methionine synthase has protein sequence MSIIESGSVVEAAIADAVVKPLRLSGSQPFTQQPGVYIMIGERTNVAGSPKFARLIKEGKYEEAVSIARQQVENGANVIDICMDEGMIDGVVAMTRFLQLLGSEPEVAKVPFMVDSSKWEVIEAGLKCLQGKGIVNSISLKEGEDKFRQNASTVLKYGAAAVVMAFDEQGQAATFDEKIRICERAYRILVDQVGFPSEDIIFDPNILTVATGMEEHNNYAVDFINATRWIKKNLPNAKVSGGVSNISFSFRGNNKVREAMHSAFLYHAIAAGMDMGIVNAGMLEVYEEIEPELKVLVEDVLLNRRPDATERLVEHGESLKSIGTVVSEKKAEEWRNGTVEERLSHALVKGIDAYIEVDTEEARIKFGRPLLVIEGPLMDGMSVVGDLFGAGKMFLPQVVKSARVMKKAVAHLTPFMEAEKAAMEAAGQVVKAQGKIVLATVKGDVHDIGKNIVGVVLACNNYEVIDMGVMVSSEKILERARTEKADLIGLSGLITPSLDEMVHVAKEMERQGFKIPLLVGGATTSRAHTAVKIAPHYSEPVVHVLDASRAVPVTTSLLSEDGKAEFVTQHRTDYEALRKAHSAPRQSVVSLEAARARRTSIEWRPEDLPVPQFTGLRVLDNFPLATLRDFIDWSPFFHTWGLKGAYPRILEHEGHGEQARQIFADGNALLDTIIEKKLVTARGVYGFFPANAVGDDVELYTDSKREKRLEEFHFLRQQANREGSEPCRSLSDFIAPKETGLADHIGAFAVTSGIGLQELCDRFRAAHDDYNAIMAEALADRLAEAFAECLHKRVREEWGYGCAEGLSNSDLIQEKYRGIRPAAGYPACPDHTEKGTLWRLLDVQANTGMVITESFAMWPGSSVSGLYFAHPESRYFSLGKIDRDQVVDYSQRKGMSVAEVERWLGQNLNYDPAQ, from the coding sequence ATGAGCATAATCGAAAGCGGGAGTGTCGTAGAGGCTGCGATTGCTGATGCTGTAGTAAAGCCATTGCGTCTATCCGGGTCACAACCATTCACTCAGCAGCCGGGCGTCTACATCATGATCGGCGAGCGGACCAACGTGGCCGGTTCGCCCAAATTCGCGCGGCTGATCAAGGAAGGGAAATACGAAGAAGCGGTAAGCATAGCCCGGCAGCAGGTCGAAAATGGCGCCAATGTCATTGACATCTGCATGGACGAGGGCATGATCGACGGTGTCGTCGCAATGACTCGTTTTCTGCAGTTGCTAGGCAGCGAGCCTGAGGTCGCTAAAGTCCCATTCATGGTGGATTCGTCGAAGTGGGAGGTCATTGAAGCTGGGCTCAAGTGCCTGCAGGGCAAGGGGATCGTCAATTCCATCTCGCTGAAGGAAGGCGAAGACAAGTTTCGCCAGAACGCCTCCACCGTACTGAAATATGGCGCTGCGGCGGTGGTCATGGCTTTCGACGAACAGGGCCAGGCGGCGACCTTCGACGAAAAAATACGGATCTGCGAGCGCGCCTATCGCATCCTCGTCGATCAAGTGGGTTTTCCGTCCGAAGACATCATCTTCGATCCGAACATTCTCACCGTTGCCACGGGCATGGAGGAGCACAACAACTACGCGGTCGACTTCATCAACGCTACCCGCTGGATCAAGAAGAATCTACCGAATGCGAAGGTCAGCGGCGGTGTTTCGAACATCTCTTTCAGCTTCCGCGGCAACAACAAAGTCCGGGAAGCGATGCACTCGGCATTTCTGTATCACGCCATTGCGGCGGGTATGGACATGGGCATCGTCAACGCCGGGATGCTCGAAGTGTACGAGGAGATTGAGCCTGAGCTGAAGGTGCTGGTCGAAGATGTTCTACTTAACCGCCGCCCGGACGCAACCGAGCGGCTGGTCGAGCACGGCGAATCGCTGAAGAGCATCGGCACCGTGGTCAGCGAAAAGAAGGCCGAGGAATGGCGCAACGGTACCGTCGAGGAACGTCTCTCCCACGCGCTCGTCAAAGGTATCGACGCATACATCGAGGTCGATACTGAGGAAGCGCGCATCAAGTTTGGGCGTCCCTTATTAGTGATTGAAGGCCCCCTGATGGATGGCATGAGCGTGGTCGGGGATCTGTTCGGCGCCGGCAAGATGTTCCTGCCCCAAGTGGTCAAGTCGGCGCGGGTCATGAAGAAGGCGGTAGCGCACCTGACACCATTCATGGAAGCTGAGAAGGCCGCGATGGAGGCCGCTGGACAGGTCGTCAAGGCGCAAGGAAAGATCGTGCTTGCAACCGTCAAGGGAGATGTTCACGATATCGGCAAAAATATTGTCGGCGTCGTCTTGGCCTGCAATAACTACGAAGTCATTGACATGGGAGTGATGGTCTCGAGCGAAAAAATCCTCGAGCGTGCCAGGACAGAAAAGGCGGACCTGATCGGCCTCAGCGGCCTGATTACGCCCTCGCTCGACGAGATGGTGCATGTGGCCAAGGAGATGGAGCGGCAGGGCTTCAAAATCCCGCTGCTGGTTGGTGGGGCGACGACCAGCCGGGCGCACACGGCCGTGAAGATTGCACCGCACTACAGCGAACCGGTTGTTCACGTGCTTGATGCCAGCCGCGCCGTACCGGTCACGACCAGCTTGTTGAGCGAGGACGGCAAAGCGGAGTTTGTGACCCAGCATCGCACCGACTACGAAGCGCTCCGCAAGGCGCACTCGGCACCGCGCCAGTCGGTCGTCTCTCTGGAAGCGGCTCGCGCGAGGCGAACTTCGATCGAGTGGCGTCCCGAAGACCTGCCGGTCCCGCAGTTCACTGGATTGCGTGTGCTCGATAATTTCCCGCTGGCGACGCTCCGGGACTTCATCGACTGGTCGCCTTTCTTCCATACCTGGGGACTGAAAGGCGCTTACCCCCGCATCCTCGAGCATGAGGGACACGGCGAGCAGGCGAGACAGATCTTCGCCGATGGCAATGCTCTTCTCGACACCATCATTGAGAAAAAGCTGGTTACTGCCCGCGGAGTCTATGGCTTCTTTCCTGCGAATGCGGTGGGAGACGATGTGGAACTGTACACCGACTCGAAGCGCGAAAAGAGGTTGGAGGAGTTTCACTTCCTGCGCCAGCAAGCAAATCGGGAAGGCAGCGAACCATGCCGCTCGCTGAGCGACTTCATCGCCCCCAAAGAAACCGGGTTGGCCGATCACATCGGCGCTTTCGCGGTGACCAGTGGAATCGGCCTTCAGGAACTATGTGACCGCTTCCGGGCCGCGCACGACGACTACAACGCTATTATGGCTGAGGCGCTCGCCGACCGCCTCGCCGAGGCTTTCGCCGAATGCCTGCATAAACGGGTGCGGGAAGAGTGGGGCTACGGGTGTGCTGAAGGCCTGAGCAATAGCGACCTTATCCAGGAAAAGTATCGCGGGATCAGGCCGGCCGCCGGGTATCCGGCTTGCCCAGACCACACCGAAAAGGGCACGCTGTGGCGCTTGCTTGACGTCCAAGCGAACACGGGAATGGTGATTACAGAATCGTTTGCGATGTGGCCGGGATCAAGCGTCAGCGGCCTCTATTTCGCCCACCCCGAGTCGCGATATTTTAGCCTCGGAAAAATCGACCGCGATCAAGTCGTGGACTACAGCCAACGCAAGGGGATGAGTGTGGCGGAAGTTGAGCGGTGGCTCGGCCAGAACCTCAACTACGATCCTGCCCAGTAG
- a CDS encoding response regulator transcription factor — protein MSVSQGRLLITEDDSSLRRALKTTLQALGFDVDEAPDGESALVLVHQNQYDTVLLDINMPGIDGLETCVRIRRGFTRLPILMLTVRDSEDDKVNALDAGADDYITKPFQIRELIARIRTAIRRLHAPGIPTDAPLTIGEIILDPVRHRLFKNGVEIKLTPREFSATQFLMENAGRPVTHARLLTLLWGSGYGDEREYLRVLISTLRKKVESDPTKPEYLLTESYIGYRFREA, from the coding sequence GTGAGTGTATCGCAAGGACGTTTGTTGATTACAGAGGACGATTCCTCTTTGCGTCGGGCGCTCAAGACGACTCTTCAGGCATTGGGCTTCGATGTGGATGAAGCTCCGGATGGAGAGTCGGCGTTGGTGCTGGTTCATCAGAACCAATATGACACCGTGCTTCTAGATATCAATATGCCTGGCATAGATGGTCTGGAAACCTGCGTACGCATTCGCCGGGGCTTCACAAGGCTGCCGATTCTCATGCTCACCGTCCGCGATAGTGAGGATGATAAAGTGAACGCACTCGATGCGGGAGCGGACGACTACATCACTAAGCCCTTCCAGATCAGAGAACTGATTGCTCGCATTCGGACTGCGATCCGTCGCCTCCATGCACCAGGAATCCCTACCGACGCTCCTCTAACCATCGGCGAAATCATTCTCGATCCCGTACGGCATCGGCTCTTCAAAAACGGTGTCGAGATTAAGCTGACGCCTCGTGAGTTTTCAGCGACTCAGTTTCTGATGGAAAATGCAGGCCGGCCCGTCACCCATGCGCGACTGTTGACTCTTCTCTGGGGCTCCGGTTATGGAGATGAGCGTGAATACCTTCGTGTCTTAATCAGCACACTGCGTAAGAAGGTGGAGAGCGATCCAACGAAGCCCGAGTACCTGCTTACGGAAAGCTACATCGGCTATCGCTTTCGCGAAGCATAG
- a CDS encoding TonB-dependent receptor: MRTPIDARHTSAAVAHGILHLQMERVILLGTLNGCPSPQGTLKYRETPRRRIRVIGRRLASIAIAVFAVTLSAYAQSTFGSIRGTVQDNSGAVLPGSTITVHSLDQSSDRDMLSNDAGEFLFENLKPGHYSITVEHSGFNRAVVAAASLEARQDLRIPITLSVESQAQSVEVVADAELINTENGTVGDSKNNQQITQLPLNNRATTTSPLGALMLSPNVQQDSSGNIALGGASSSMVNFSVDGISTANVRQNGALQDSYPSQEGIAAVKVTSFNNSAEFSQVGDVTFTTKSGTNSLHGSVFDYLQNDALDADPYGFSGKAPKHFNTFGGSLGGPMTIPHLYDGKNHTFFFADYEGNRRSTSIAQQFLVPTAAERNGDLSALGGPVIPQGQISPTATALLTYYPLPNVSGQSNYNYENFQQTPARTDGADIRIDQTINAKQSAYARFSRKNITEDYANPLLPNDSDSVHNRSFLISHTYTITPRLLNEFRFGFTNVTTSVGFPIQGAAALSQLDLTGVNISQHPTTHAFPTFNFSAGTGFTPIGRDKTGVTQSKTLQLTDSLTFTSGRHTFKGGIDARRVRYSDIETFLPSDDFGQFTFEPTFTGNAFGDFLEGAPTNLFFAVSSPDVAGTAWQYSAFGQDEFQVTNKLTVNVGLRWQILPAFNEDGGNLANFDQRNNSIVVPNSLAAYLAKENIQSSNLAFQQSFNACNLNYTALPCTNYVTASQDHLPQGLRNTYKGNFQPRISLAYRPTNDARTVIRAGFGIFTMTNLGPLSFNNSGNPTSALHTYTNATTANGTPLIQFPNTAPPSVGVQYGGGSIDQGVDPNYRDPQSEQWNLTVERQITNSDSIRVSYVGMHTYRLNITEDLNQIPASTTAYQPNAASPYVDPRAPYHNWFEIYSTFNAGTQSYNALEVEESHKMAHGLYFDANYTFAKNLADNQGDTPTAFAGEVNYGTPIADRFHVGTNYGNVEGTRRNRFLLSGLYKLPFGQGQQFLNTGGWKNAIAGGWELTTVTLLETGPWLTPSISGSFDQSNTNVVNRGAFLRPDALSNAFYRGQSRTQYFNPAAFGPTPAGAGRFGNAAVGSLEGPGTAAVALGLGKVFRVTEGVNVRFESTFNNVLNHTNFAPPATQIDNTSTFGVLSAPQTAENAGNRTGQVALRVDF, encoded by the coding sequence ATGAGAACACCTATAGACGCACGACATACTTCGGCGGCCGTGGCGCACGGCATTTTGCATCTCCAGATGGAACGCGTAATTCTTCTCGGCACGCTTAACGGCTGCCCTTCCCCCCAGGGAACCTTAAAGTACCGGGAAACCCCTCGACGTCGAATAAGAGTTATTGGGCGTAGGCTGGCATCGATTGCAATTGCGGTTTTTGCAGTGACACTGAGTGCTTACGCGCAATCGACCTTCGGCAGCATTCGCGGCACGGTACAGGACAACTCCGGCGCAGTACTTCCTGGCTCAACGATTACGGTTCACTCGCTTGATCAGAGCTCTGACCGCGATATGCTATCAAACGATGCAGGCGAATTCCTGTTCGAAAACCTGAAGCCCGGCCATTACTCGATCACCGTTGAGCATTCCGGTTTCAACAGGGCCGTGGTTGCAGCCGCGTCCCTGGAGGCCCGTCAGGATTTGCGGATTCCGATTACACTCTCCGTCGAGTCTCAAGCGCAGAGCGTGGAAGTCGTCGCCGATGCCGAACTAATCAACACTGAGAACGGCACGGTCGGGGACTCGAAGAATAATCAGCAAATCACCCAACTGCCGTTAAACAATCGGGCGACAACAACAAGTCCGCTCGGCGCGCTCATGCTGTCTCCTAATGTCCAACAAGACAGCTCCGGGAATATCGCATTAGGGGGCGCTAGTTCGTCGATGGTCAACTTTTCGGTGGATGGAATCTCGACCGCTAATGTTCGACAGAATGGCGCCTTGCAGGATTCCTATCCGTCGCAAGAGGGAATCGCTGCGGTGAAAGTGACCTCCTTCAACAATAGCGCGGAATTCTCCCAGGTTGGCGACGTGACTTTCACCACCAAAAGCGGCACAAACTCACTTCACGGAAGCGTCTTCGATTATCTTCAAAACGATGCGTTGGACGCCGACCCTTACGGATTTTCCGGGAAGGCGCCAAAGCATTTCAATACCTTTGGCGGATCCCTCGGCGGGCCGATGACGATCCCGCACCTCTACGACGGCAAGAACCATACGTTCTTTTTCGCCGATTATGAGGGAAATCGCCGCTCCACATCGATAGCGCAGCAGTTCCTCGTTCCAACGGCAGCAGAGAGGAACGGAGATTTGAGCGCACTCGGGGGCCCTGTGATTCCCCAGGGACAGATCAGCCCGACTGCTACCGCATTGCTGACGTACTACCCCTTACCGAATGTATCCGGCCAGTCCAACTATAACTATGAGAACTTCCAGCAAACACCGGCGCGCACCGACGGGGCGGACATCCGCATCGATCAAACCATCAATGCGAAGCAATCAGCCTATGCGCGCTTTAGCCGGAAGAACATCACAGAGGACTATGCAAACCCGCTTCTGCCGAACGATTCCGATAGCGTACACAATCGCAGCTTCCTGATCTCGCATACCTACACCATCACGCCGAGACTGTTGAACGAGTTTCGTTTCGGCTTCACCAACGTAACAACCAGTGTCGGTTTTCCGATCCAGGGTGCGGCGGCCCTCTCGCAACTCGACCTGACGGGTGTCAACATCAGCCAACATCCGACGACGCATGCATTCCCGACCTTCAACTTTAGCGCCGGTACCGGCTTCACGCCGATCGGTCGCGATAAAACTGGCGTCACTCAATCGAAAACGCTCCAGCTGACCGATAGCCTTACTTTTACGTCGGGACGGCATACCTTCAAGGGTGGAATCGATGCGCGGCGAGTCCGCTACTCGGACATCGAGACATTCCTGCCTTCCGATGATTTCGGCCAATTCACCTTTGAGCCAACCTTCACCGGCAACGCGTTCGGGGATTTTCTGGAGGGGGCTCCTACTAATCTCTTCTTCGCCGTGTCCAGTCCAGATGTTGCCGGTACAGCTTGGCAGTACAGTGCTTTCGGACAGGACGAGTTCCAGGTCACGAACAAGCTCACGGTCAATGTTGGCTTGCGCTGGCAGATCCTTCCAGCCTTCAATGAAGACGGTGGCAACCTGGCCAATTTTGACCAGAGAAATAACTCCATTGTCGTCCCCAACAGTCTAGCGGCGTACTTGGCCAAGGAAAACATACAGTCATCGAACCTTGCTTTTCAGCAGTCATTCAACGCCTGCAACCTTAATTACACCGCGCTTCCCTGCACGAACTACGTCACCGCCAGCCAGGACCATCTGCCTCAGGGGTTGCGGAATACCTATAAAGGCAATTTCCAGCCCCGCATCTCGCTTGCTTATAGACCGACCAACGATGCCCGAACCGTCATTCGTGCAGGATTCGGGATCTTCACAATGACGAACCTAGGCCCTTTGTCGTTCAACAACAGTGGTAACCCGACCTCAGCTCTTCACACCTATACCAACGCGACGACGGCTAACGGTACGCCTTTAATCCAGTTCCCGAACACCGCGCCTCCCAGCGTCGGAGTGCAATACGGGGGCGGCTCGATCGATCAGGGCGTCGATCCGAACTATCGTGACCCACAATCGGAACAGTGGAACCTTACTGTGGAAAGACAGATTACCAATAGCGACAGCATTCGTGTCAGCTATGTGGGGATGCACACGTATCGGCTGAACATCACCGAAGACCTTAACCAGATTCCTGCGAGCACCACTGCGTATCAGCCGAATGCAGCTAGCCCCTACGTCGACCCGAGGGCACCCTATCACAACTGGTTCGAGATCTATAGCACCTTCAACGCCGGCACTCAGAGCTATAACGCCCTGGAAGTGGAAGAAAGTCACAAAATGGCCCACGGCTTATACTTCGACGCGAACTACACGTTTGCCAAGAATCTCGCGGACAACCAGGGCGATACCCCGACAGCGTTCGCAGGCGAGGTGAACTACGGTACTCCCATCGCGGACCGTTTTCATGTGGGCACCAACTACGGAAACGTAGAAGGGACACGCCGCAACCGCTTCCTGCTCTCCGGGCTCTACAAGCTGCCATTTGGGCAAGGCCAGCAGTTCCTGAACACTGGAGGCTGGAAGAACGCGATTGCCGGGGGATGGGAGCTGACGACTGTGACTCTGCTCGAAACCGGGCCGTGGCTTACGCCGAGCATCAGCGGCTCCTTCGATCAGTCGAATACGAATGTCGTGAACCGCGGCGCGTTTCTACGGCCAGATGCTCTCTCGAACGCGTTTTATCGCGGGCAGTCGCGTACGCAATATTTCAACCCGGCCGCATTCGGACCGACGCCTGCAGGCGCGGGCCGATTTGGCAACGCAGCTGTCGGGAGCCTCGAAGGGCCTGGAACCGCGGCGGTCGCGCTCGGTCTTGGCAAGGTCTTCAGGGTGACCGAAGGAGTAAATGTGCGCTTCGAGTCCACATTTAATAATGTCCTCAACCACACGAACTTCGCTCCGCCCGCCACGCAAATCGACAACACCTCTACTTTCGGAGTTCTCAGCGCGCCACAAACGGCCGAGAACGCAGGAAACCGGACAGGGCAGGTCGCACTGCGCGTCGACTTTTAG